In the genome of Ignavibacteria bacterium, one region contains:
- a CDS encoding phosphatase PAP2 family protein has translation MISNLRKRYGYLDIPDITNQLFLIFLSLLVLIFDKNIPQAFIIVLSNFVLIGLINYVVKKYEEKSDEDKLKYSFFKILRYFYPVFMILFCFKEVYVLMFSIWGRTIFDSYLISIDRWIFGFDPTVYLAQFNHPAMVEFFQIIYWLFYFMQLSFVIILYIAQRFAEYKYAMFVVFFGFYLSFIGYLLVPAIGPRFTLHDFKKLDAELEGMFMSEKLRLFINSGESIPVDVPDPENYAQRDAFPSGHTLIALLITYLAFRFRSKWRWWYCIYTILMIFSTVYLRYHYVIDLIAAIPFAVVTILVAENIYKGRINFKTGEAINSA, from the coding sequence ATGATAAGTAATTTAAGAAAACGATATGGTTATCTTGATATACCCGATATTACTAATCAATTGTTTCTGATTTTCTTAAGCTTGTTAGTCCTTATTTTCGATAAGAATATTCCTCAGGCATTTATAATTGTTTTATCGAATTTTGTTCTTATTGGGCTTATAAATTATGTTGTAAAAAAATACGAAGAGAAGAGTGATGAAGATAAGCTTAAGTATTCGTTTTTTAAGATTCTGCGGTATTTTTATCCTGTGTTCATGATTTTATTCTGCTTTAAAGAAGTATATGTTTTAATGTTCAGCATTTGGGGAAGAACAATATTTGATTCTTATCTCATTTCAATCGACAGGTGGATTTTTGGATTTGACCCGACTGTTTATCTCGCGCAATTTAATCATCCCGCCATGGTGGAGTTCTTTCAGATAATTTACTGGCTGTTTTATTTTATGCAATTATCATTTGTTATTATTCTTTATATAGCGCAGCGTTTTGCTGAGTATAAATATGCAATGTTTGTAGTCTTTTTTGGTTTTTATCTTTCATTTATCGGTTACCTTTTGGTTCCTGCTATAGGTCCGAGATTTACTTTGCACGACTTCAAAAAACTTGATGCCGAGCTTGAAGGAATGTTTATGTCAGAGAAATTGAGATTATTTATTAACAGCGGAGAATCAATTCCTGTTGATGTTCCTGATCCGGAAAATTATGCGCAGCGGGATGCGTTTCCTTCGGGTCATACGTTGATAGCATTACTGATTACTTATCTCGCTTTCCGTTTCCGGTCAAAATGGCGGTGGTGGTATTGTATTTATACCATCTTGATGATTTTTTCGACAGTTTATCTGCGCTATCACTACGTAATAGACCTTATAGCGGCTATACCATTTGCTGTTGTAACAATTCTTGTAGCGGAAAATATTTATAAAGGGAGGATTAACTTTAAAACCGGAGAAGCTATTAACTCGGCATAA
- a CDS encoding response regulator encodes MKILLVEDDPINLKLMSRLLTKQGFDFITASNGQSAVEKATSDPDIKLILMDIQMPILNGYEAAQKIRQWEMANVKSPVKIIALTAHTFEEEKERCRQAGMNDFITKPINMAELISKMNS; translated from the coding sequence ATGAAAATTTTACTTGTAGAAGACGATCCGATAAACTTAAAGTTAATGTCACGCCTGCTGACTAAGCAGGGGTTTGATTTTATTACTGCAAGTAACGGGCAGTCAGCCGTTGAAAAAGCAACTTCCGACCCTGACATTAAGCTCATCTTGATGGATATTCAGATGCCCATATTAAACGGATATGAAGCTGCGCAAAAAATTAGACAATGGGAAATGGCAAACGTTAAATCTCCCGTTAAGATTATCGCATTGACAGCTCATACATTTGAAGAAGAAAAGGAAAGATGCAGACAGGCAGGCATGAATGATTTCATCACAAAGCCAATCAATATGGCGGAACTCATTTCTAAAATGAATTCTTAA